In Opitutaceae bacterium TAV5, one genomic interval encodes:
- a CDS encoding glutamate synthase: protein MPPFPVKTQLTDHTASAAACAPSIASASPAAHTSPHAPAACAAASDVARPASSLRPGKQGLYDPWFEHDACGVGFVVDMKGRATHRIVEQGLEVLEKLDHRGATGAETNTGDGAGMLLQIPHEFLVRVCKSVSITLPGRGHYGTGLVFLPRNPTQRRRLEDHLAQIIRSEGQIFLGWRTVPTNNAMLGDTAKSCEPFIRQIFIGRSPKVTDELAFERKLYVIRKRATHEVVSEGLGGADMWYQPSLSSRTIVYKGMLLTTQLNEYFLDLREPDFKTAIALVHSRFSTNTFPSWDRAHPYRYVAHNGEINTLRGNVNWMHARQALFNSDLFGDDIKKILPVINPNGSDSAMFDNTLELLHLAGRSLPHAAMMMIPEPWSNHKTMEPARRAFYQYHACLMEPWDGPAAIVFTDGKLIGTILDRNGLRPARYYITKDDLVVLASEAGVLDGIPASEIATKGRLQPGRMFLVDTLKGCILDDEQVKDQLAAEYPYQQWLKDYLVHLNDLPAAPDLPEPDPETLKQRQLAFGYTYEDERVVLSPMARDGVEGVGSMGNDTPLAVLSEKSRLLYDYFKQLFAQVTNPPIDCIREEIITSAETRLGTEGNLLNPQPSACRRVEIDWPVLTNDELAKIRRMQLPGLKVATLPILFRVSRGEKGLSKAMEDLFEQAHRLITEEEASVLILSDRGVNKDNAPIPALLAVAGLHHYLIREGLRTQASLVIETGEARQVHHFALLIGYGVSAVNPYLAFETIDDLIHQELLPGLDHKTACKNFVKAASKGVVKVMSKMGISAIQSYRGAQVFEAVGLSQEVIDLYFTWTPSRIGGIGLDTVAEEVLIRHRAAFDPRGPVATRDPALPAGGQFKWRDSGEFHLFNPESIHALQKSVRTGDYGVFRTYTRLIDDQSKNLCTLRGLLEFKPSESVPIEEVEPVESIVRRFKTGAMSYGSISKEAHETLAIAMNRLGGKSNTGEGGEDPERFLPLPDGDSKNSAIKQVASGRFGVTSEYLVSAREIQIKMAQGAKPGEGGQLPGAKVYPWVARTRHTTAGVGLISPPPHHDIYSIEDLAELIHDLKNANRAARISVKLVAEVGVGTIAAGVSKAHADVVLISGHDGGTGASPLNSIWHAGLPWELGLAETHQTLVLNNLRSRIAVETDGQLKTGRDVVIAALLGAEEFGFATTALVSTGCIMMRACQLNTCPAGVATQDPRLRKQFTGKPEHVVNFMTFIAQEVRELMAQLGFRTVEEMVGRVDRLEARQAVEHWKAKGLDFSNILYVPDSGPEVGRHCQIPQDHGLEKSLDVTTLLDICKPAIEKGEKVVAEIPVRNINRVVGTITGSEVTRKWGAKGLPDDTIDIRFNGSAGQSFGAFLPRGVTFRLHGDANDYVGKGLSGGRIIIRPPADATFDPSSNIIAGNVALYGATSGELFVGGMAGERFCVRNSGATAVVEAVGDHGLEYMTGGRVVILGPTGRNLAAGMSGGVAWVFDEDDSLSGNINAGMISIEKVDTDTEAAELRDLIERHATFTGSALARRILDNWSATLPKFVKIMPKDYKRMLERIEEAKSQGLTGDDAIMAAFDANARDLSRVGGN from the coding sequence CTGCCACCTTTTCCCGTGAAGACCCAGTTGACCGACCACACCGCCTCCGCCGCTGCGTGCGCTCCCTCCATCGCGTCCGCATCGCCTGCCGCCCACACGAGCCCGCACGCTCCCGCCGCCTGCGCCGCTGCGTCCGACGTCGCGCGTCCGGCGTCCTCCCTGCGTCCCGGCAAACAGGGTCTCTATGATCCCTGGTTCGAGCATGACGCCTGCGGCGTCGGTTTCGTCGTGGACATGAAGGGTCGCGCCACCCACCGCATCGTCGAGCAGGGTCTCGAGGTCCTCGAAAAACTCGATCACCGCGGCGCCACCGGCGCGGAAACCAACACCGGCGATGGCGCCGGCATGCTCCTGCAAATCCCCCACGAGTTCCTCGTCCGCGTCTGCAAGTCCGTCAGCATCACGCTCCCCGGCCGCGGCCACTACGGCACCGGCCTCGTCTTCCTGCCGCGCAACCCCACGCAACGCCGCCGGCTGGAAGACCACCTCGCCCAGATCATCCGCAGCGAAGGCCAGATCTTCCTCGGCTGGCGCACCGTCCCCACCAACAACGCCATGCTGGGCGACACCGCCAAGTCCTGCGAACCCTTCATCCGCCAGATCTTCATCGGCCGTTCGCCCAAGGTCACCGACGAGCTCGCCTTCGAGCGTAAGCTCTACGTCATCCGCAAGCGCGCCACGCACGAAGTCGTCAGCGAGGGGCTCGGCGGCGCCGACATGTGGTACCAGCCCAGCCTCTCCTCGCGCACCATCGTGTACAAGGGCATGCTCCTCACCACGCAGCTCAACGAGTACTTCCTCGACCTGCGCGAGCCCGACTTCAAGACCGCCATCGCGCTCGTCCACTCGCGTTTCTCGACCAACACTTTCCCGAGCTGGGACCGCGCCCACCCGTATCGCTACGTCGCGCACAACGGCGAAATCAACACCCTGCGCGGCAACGTCAACTGGATGCACGCCCGCCAGGCGCTCTTCAACAGCGACCTCTTCGGCGACGACATCAAGAAAATCCTCCCCGTCATCAACCCCAACGGCAGCGACTCGGCCATGTTCGACAACACCCTCGAACTCCTCCACCTCGCCGGCCGCTCCCTCCCGCACGCCGCCATGATGATGATCCCGGAGCCCTGGTCCAACCACAAGACCATGGAGCCTGCCCGGCGCGCCTTCTACCAGTACCACGCCTGCCTCATGGAGCCCTGGGACGGCCCCGCCGCCATCGTCTTCACCGACGGCAAGCTCATCGGCACCATCCTCGACCGCAACGGCCTCCGCCCCGCCCGCTACTACATCACCAAGGACGACCTCGTCGTCCTCGCTTCCGAGGCCGGCGTGCTCGACGGCATCCCCGCTTCCGAAATCGCCACCAAGGGCCGTCTCCAGCCCGGCCGTATGTTTCTCGTGGATACGCTCAAGGGCTGCATCCTCGACGACGAGCAGGTGAAGGACCAGCTCGCCGCCGAGTATCCCTACCAGCAGTGGCTGAAGGACTACCTCGTCCACCTCAACGACCTCCCCGCCGCGCCCGACCTGCCCGAGCCCGATCCCGAAACGCTCAAGCAACGCCAGCTCGCCTTCGGCTACACCTACGAGGACGAGCGCGTGGTCCTCTCGCCCATGGCCCGCGACGGCGTCGAAGGCGTCGGCTCCATGGGCAACGACACCCCGCTCGCCGTTCTCTCCGAAAAATCGCGCCTCCTCTACGACTACTTCAAGCAACTCTTCGCCCAGGTCACCAACCCGCCCATCGACTGTATCCGCGAGGAAATCATCACTTCCGCCGAGACGCGCCTCGGCACCGAGGGCAACCTCCTCAATCCGCAGCCCTCCGCCTGCCGCCGTGTCGAGATCGACTGGCCCGTCCTCACCAACGACGAACTCGCCAAGATCCGCCGCATGCAGCTTCCCGGCCTCAAGGTCGCCACGCTCCCGATCCTCTTCCGTGTTTCCCGCGGCGAGAAAGGGCTCAGCAAGGCCATGGAAGACCTCTTCGAGCAGGCCCACCGCCTCATCACCGAGGAGGAAGCCAGCGTCCTCATCCTCAGCGACCGCGGCGTCAACAAGGACAACGCCCCCATCCCCGCGCTCCTCGCCGTCGCCGGCCTCCACCACTACCTCATCCGCGAAGGACTCCGCACCCAGGCCAGCCTCGTCATCGAGACCGGCGAGGCCCGTCAGGTGCACCACTTCGCGCTCCTCATCGGCTACGGCGTCAGCGCCGTCAACCCGTACCTCGCCTTCGAGACCATCGACGACCTCATCCACCAGGAGCTCCTGCCCGGCCTCGACCACAAGACCGCCTGCAAGAACTTCGTGAAGGCCGCCTCCAAGGGCGTCGTCAAGGTCATGTCCAAGATGGGCATCTCCGCCATCCAGAGCTACCGCGGCGCGCAGGTCTTCGAGGCCGTCGGCCTCAGTCAGGAAGTCATCGACCTTTATTTCACCTGGACGCCCTCGCGCATCGGCGGCATCGGCCTCGACACCGTGGCCGAGGAAGTGCTCATCCGCCACCGCGCCGCCTTCGATCCGCGCGGCCCGGTCGCCACGCGCGACCCCGCCCTGCCCGCCGGCGGCCAGTTCAAGTGGCGCGATTCCGGCGAGTTCCACCTCTTCAATCCGGAATCCATCCACGCCCTGCAAAAATCCGTCCGCACCGGCGACTACGGCGTATTCAGAACCTACACACGCCTCATCGACGACCAGTCGAAAAACCTCTGCACCCTGCGCGGCCTGCTCGAGTTCAAGCCCTCCGAATCCGTCCCGATCGAGGAAGTCGAGCCTGTCGAATCGATCGTCCGCCGTTTCAAGACCGGGGCCATGTCCTACGGCTCCATCTCGAAGGAGGCGCACGAAACCCTCGCCATTGCCATGAACCGCCTCGGCGGCAAGTCCAACACCGGCGAAGGCGGCGAAGACCCCGAGCGTTTCCTCCCGCTGCCCGACGGCGATTCGAAAAATTCCGCCATCAAGCAGGTCGCCTCCGGCCGCTTCGGCGTTACCAGCGAATACCTCGTCAGCGCCCGTGAAATCCAGATCAAGATGGCGCAGGGCGCCAAGCCCGGCGAAGGCGGCCAGCTCCCCGGAGCCAAGGTCTATCCCTGGGTCGCGCGCACCCGCCACACCACCGCCGGCGTCGGCCTCATCTCGCCCCCGCCGCACCACGACATCTACTCGATCGAGGACCTCGCCGAGCTCATCCACGACCTGAAAAACGCCAACCGCGCTGCCCGCATCAGCGTCAAGCTCGTGGCCGAAGTCGGCGTCGGCACCATCGCCGCCGGCGTCTCCAAAGCCCACGCCGACGTCGTGCTCATCTCCGGCCACGACGGCGGCACCGGCGCCTCCCCGCTCAACTCCATCTGGCACGCCGGCCTGCCCTGGGAGCTCGGCCTCGCCGAGACGCACCAGACCCTCGTCCTCAACAACCTCCGCAGCCGTATCGCCGTCGAGACCGACGGCCAGCTCAAGACCGGCCGCGACGTCGTCATCGCCGCCCTGCTCGGCGCCGAGGAGTTCGGTTTCGCCACCACCGCGCTCGTCTCCACCGGCTGCATCATGATGCGCGCCTGCCAGCTCAACACCTGCCCCGCCGGCGTCGCCACCCAGGACCCGCGCCTGCGCAAGCAGTTCACCGGCAAACCCGAGCACGTCGTCAACTTCATGACTTTCATCGCGCAGGAAGTCCGCGAACTCATGGCGCAGCTCGGCTTCCGCACCGTCGAGGAAATGGTCGGCCGCGTCGACCGCCTCGAAGCCCGCCAGGCCGTCGAACACTGGAAGGCAAAGGGACTCGACTTCTCCAACATCCTCTATGTGCCCGACTCCGGCCCCGAAGTCGGCCGCCATTGCCAGATCCCGCAGGATCACGGCCTCGAAAAATCGCTCGACGTGACGACCCTCCTCGACATCTGCAAACCCGCGATCGAGAAGGGCGAGAAAGTCGTCGCCGAGATACCCGTGCGCAACATCAACCGCGTCGTCGGCACCATCACCGGCAGCGAAGTCACGCGCAAGTGGGGCGCCAAAGGCCTGCCCGACGACACCATCGACATCCGCTTCAACGGCTCCGCCGGCCAGAGCTTCGGCGCCTTCCTTCCCCGCGGCGTCACCTTCCGCCTCCACGGCGACGCCAACGACTACGTAGGAAAAGGCCTTTCCGGCGGACGCATCATCATTCGCCCGCCCGCCGACGCCACCTTCGACCCGTCGAGCAACATCATCGCCGGCAACGTCGCGCTCTACGGCGCCACCTCCGGCGAACTCTTTGTCGGCGGCATGGCCGGCGAACGCTTCTGCGTGCGCAATTCCGGCGCCACCGCCGTGGTCGAGGCGGTGGGTGATCACGGCCTCGAATACATGACCGGCGGCCGCGTCGTCATCCTCGGCCCCACCGGCCGCAACCTCGCCGCCGGCATGTCGGGCGGCGTCGCCTGGGTCTTCGACGAAGATGATTCGCTCTCCGGCAACATCAACGCCGGCATGATCAGCATCGAGAAAGTCGATACAGACACCGAGGCCGCCGAACTCCGCGACCTCATCGAGCGCCACGCCACCTTCACCGGCAGCGCCCTTGCCCGTCGCATCCTCGACAACTGGAGCGCCACGCTACCCAAATTCGTCAAGATCATGCCCAAGGACTACAAGCGCATGCTCGAACGCATCGAGGAAGCCAAATCCCAGGGCCTCACCGGCGACGACGCCATCATGGCCGCCTTCGACGCCAACGCCCGCGACCTCAGCCGTGTCGGCGGCAATTAA
- a CDS encoding DNA topoisomerase — MHFEPSGGYRTLDSWVLASIAQFATHRFCEKFLDRRRDPTGRQYDQMTQAARSGKVNLVEGSARSATSRETEMKLTDVARASLAELMSDYEDWLLRHSQVPWHRDSPEAREVFAVRLDRPNYGNDFIHDSCKHILEQQKKFSKWLESDNPGVVANAQIIILTRAIRTIMRQLETQGEKFAETGGFREKLTAVRVAARARQEAAPPCPDCGSPMHRRKAKTGPNAGKEFWGCTAYPACKAILNIPIPPPPSA, encoded by the coding sequence ATGCATTTCGAACCATCCGGCGGTTATCGGACGCTCGACTCGTGGGTACTGGCGAGCATCGCCCAATTTGCGACCCACCGGTTTTGCGAAAAATTCCTTGACCGCCGCCGGGATCCCACGGGCCGCCAGTATGACCAGATGACGCAGGCTGCCCGCTCCGGCAAAGTGAACCTCGTCGAAGGCTCTGCCCGCTCGGCGACCTCCAGGGAAACCGAGATGAAGCTTACCGACGTTGCCCGCGCCAGCCTCGCCGAACTCATGAGCGACTACGAAGACTGGCTCCTGCGCCACAGCCAGGTTCCCTGGCACCGGGATTCCCCCGAAGCCAGGGAAGTCTTTGCCGTGCGTCTCGACCGCCCGAACTACGGCAACGACTTCATCCATGACTCCTGCAAACACATCCTTGAGCAGCAGAAAAAATTTTCGAAATGGCTGGAGTCCGACAACCCCGGCGTAGTTGCCAACGCCCAGATAATCATTCTTACCCGGGCCATACGCACCATCATGCGCCAACTCGAAACGCAGGGTGAAAAATTTGCCGAGACCGGCGGTTTCCGCGAAAAACTGACCGCCGTTCGCGTAGCCGCCCGAGCCCGGCAGGAGGCCGCGCCTCCCTGTCCCGACTGCGGCAGCCCCATGCACCGGCGCAAAGCCAAAACCGGCCCCAATGCCGGCAAGGAATTCTGGGGCTGCACCGCCTACCCCGCCTGCAAAGCCATCCTCAACATCCCCATTCCCCCTCCGCCCTCGGCTTAA
- a CDS encoding glutamate synthase subunit beta: MGKPTGFLEYMRELPVDRSPLDRLNDWSEFHLHMDEKKLRNQGARCMDCGVPFCHTGRLISGMAAGCPIHNLIPEFNDLVYRGLWQQAYERLGKTNNFPEFTGRVCPAPCEGSCVLGIHNPPVAIKNNEYSIIERAWDEGWVIPQEPRTRTGKKVAVIGSGPSGLAAAAQLNAAGHTVTVYERADRPGGLLMYGIPNMKLDKRDVVLRRIEFMKQEGVAFICNSEVGTTVDAHELLSAHDAVVVCTGSTQPRDLPVEGRQLGGVHFAMDFLTASTRALLASPAGSSPAVSAITAHDKDVVVIGGGDTGTDCVGTSLRQGCRSVTQIEIMPKPPLERQPGNPWPEWPKIYKMDYGQEEAAAKQGADPRVYLTTVKKFIGDADGRIRELVTVQIRWDKNEKGQFVPVEQPGTEKTLPAQLVLLAMGFLGPEQPLLKKLGLVTDARSNIKADHNVHTTSNPKVFAAGDCRRGQSLVVWAINEGRAAARECDRFLMGATQLP, translated from the coding sequence ATGGGCAAACCAACCGGCTTCCTCGAATACATGCGGGAACTCCCCGTCGATCGCTCTCCCCTCGACCGCCTCAACGACTGGTCCGAGTTTCATCTCCACATGGACGAGAAGAAACTCCGCAACCAGGGCGCGCGGTGCATGGATTGCGGCGTCCCCTTCTGCCATACCGGCCGCCTCATCAGCGGCATGGCGGCGGGCTGCCCCATCCACAACCTCATCCCCGAGTTCAACGACCTCGTTTATCGCGGACTCTGGCAGCAGGCTTATGAGCGTCTGGGCAAGACCAACAACTTTCCCGAGTTCACCGGCCGCGTCTGTCCCGCGCCCTGCGAAGGCTCCTGCGTGCTCGGCATCCACAACCCGCCCGTCGCGATCAAGAACAACGAATACTCGATCATCGAGCGCGCCTGGGACGAAGGCTGGGTGATCCCGCAGGAACCCCGCACGCGCACCGGGAAAAAAGTCGCCGTCATCGGCTCCGGCCCCTCCGGGCTTGCCGCCGCCGCGCAGCTCAACGCCGCCGGCCACACCGTCACCGTTTACGAGCGCGCCGACCGTCCGGGCGGGCTCCTCATGTACGGCATCCCCAACATGAAACTCGACAAGCGCGACGTCGTCCTCCGCCGCATCGAATTCATGAAGCAGGAGGGTGTCGCCTTCATCTGTAATTCCGAAGTGGGTACAACCGTCGACGCGCACGAACTGCTCTCCGCCCACGATGCCGTCGTGGTGTGCACCGGTTCCACGCAGCCCCGCGACCTGCCCGTCGAGGGCCGCCAGCTCGGCGGCGTCCATTTCGCGATGGATTTTCTCACGGCCAGCACCAGGGCGCTCCTTGCCTCGCCTGCCGGCTCATCTCCGGCCGTGTCCGCCATCACCGCCCACGACAAGGATGTCGTCGTCATCGGCGGCGGTGATACCGGCACCGATTGCGTCGGTACCTCGCTCCGGCAGGGCTGCCGCTCCGTCACGCAGATCGAGATCATGCCCAAACCGCCGCTCGAACGCCAGCCCGGCAACCCCTGGCCCGAATGGCCCAAAATTTACAAGATGGACTACGGCCAGGAGGAAGCCGCGGCCAAACAGGGCGCCGACCCGCGCGTCTACCTCACCACCGTGAAAAAATTCATCGGCGATGCCGATGGCCGTATCCGTGAACTCGTGACGGTGCAGATCAGGTGGGACAAGAACGAAAAGGGCCAGTTTGTGCCTGTCGAGCAGCCCGGCACCGAAAAGACGCTCCCGGCGCAACTCGTCCTTCTGGCGATGGGTTTCCTCGGTCCCGAGCAGCCGCTCCTGAAAAAGCTCGGTCTGGTGACCGACGCGCGCAGCAACATCAAGGCCGACCACAACGTGCACACGACGAGCAACCCGAAGGTTTTTGCCGCCGGCGACTGCCGCCGCGGCCAGAGCCTGGTGGTGTGGGCGATCAACGAAGGCCGCGCCGCCGCCCGCGAATGCGACCGCTTCCTCATGGGCGCCACGCAACTCCCATAG
- a CDS encoding DNA-binding protein: MQFAQAFATTLRTLRTERDLTQEQLAERSGVHLNSVGLLERAAREPSLYIVFQLAKGLGMTPAELVRAVTARNPRIETRSGNF, translated from the coding sequence ATGCAATTTGCCCAGGCATTCGCAACGACACTGAGGACGCTCCGAACCGAGCGCGACTTGACCCAAGAGCAATTGGCCGAGCGGTCGGGCGTGCATCTGAATTCCGTGGGGTTATTGGAACGGGCGGCCAGGGAGCCCAGCCTCTACATCGTATTCCAACTGGCGAAAGGCTTGGGCATGACTCCGGCAGAATTGGTTCGCGCGGTCACCGCACGCAATCCGCGCATCGAAACTCGCTCCGGCAATTTTTGA
- a CDS encoding N-terminal cleavage protein, producing MRNPKHTAFTLIELLTVIAIIGILAAIIIPVTGKVRSSAANAQCKTALRNYGVAIQMYVNDNRDKLPGPCYGFVKRDMLLESQKHLFGYIAPYISLQSAIGKLPDNYLCSLLLKKAVKPAEPNIAVYKLAGKVKTGPDKDDRSWPMGYPTSETTTDPVRTYGFVAGYNTPSQTKALHDVDYENGVDDTKRDALPLKPVHGNHRNVLFFDWHVGTEPVTPSP from the coding sequence ATGAGAAACCCAAAACACACCGCCTTTACCCTGATCGAATTACTCACCGTGATTGCCATCATCGGCATCCTTGCCGCGATCATCATCCCCGTGACCGGCAAAGTCCGCTCCTCCGCCGCCAACGCCCAGTGCAAAACCGCCCTGCGCAACTACGGAGTGGCGATCCAGATGTATGTCAACGACAACAGGGATAAACTCCCCGGTCCCTGCTACGGATTCGTCAAACGCGATATGTTACTCGAATCCCAGAAACACCTTTTTGGATACATCGCTCCTTACATCAGCCTGCAAAGTGCCATCGGGAAACTCCCCGACAATTACCTCTGTTCCCTCCTCTTGAAGAAAGCCGTAAAACCTGCGGAGCCAAACATCGCTGTTTATAAGTTGGCGGGCAAGGTCAAGACGGGTCCGGACAAAGACGACAGAAGCTGGCCCATGGGTTACCCGACATCGGAAACCACCACCGACCCTGTCCGCACTTACGGTTTTGTCGCCGGTTATAACACCCCTTCCCAAACCAAAGCGCTCCATGACGTTGATTATGAGAACGGCGTCGACGACACCAAACGCGACGCCCTCCCCCTCAAGCCCGTTCACGGCAACCATCGCAACGTCCTCTTCTTCGACTGGCACGTCGGCACCGAACCCGTGACCCCCAGCCCCTGA
- a CDS encoding anchor protein, which translates to MKNTTRANLCIVLFLAATLSAAAQTTYNWSGNTDNLWSTATNWTPTDSPTGPAANDTAALGDATANRTLIYDAAAPGTLGTLTYAQTSAATNTLEVRRTLTLTNALNISAADTAHARLFINTAPTAGDNFAAITSASIPVLTATAGTTLGNGGILEFGRKTSTDNNSITYLSGPLTLDGGTLAMQLAVRSSATTLTSFIYSINGNVTMNSGALVIGSANTNIDATYTTTIADTRLRIMDNFIANGGSIQTNGNNINGLTLAGSENKIGTAVTISGNLGVVLQSSANPNQSLENNKTISSLTLRGSNNAIKTLSGNGSIGNLNFWADNNQSLTLKLDDNLTVTTELKRSSGTGATLTLDTNTHILDTSAGTLNLANATWNITGNGTLKAKAFNLSAATATNVEGTTTLLATTAGGTNNLGGTGTISANSTFLYADTTDGAAATLESNRAIGSLNVQSGTLKLAGTANIAATSVTVQAGATLDLTTRAFISDALTLSCNGAATGRILTSDTTFAAIGALTLQLDAALATDAVTFFDGLTLTGDGFDSVTLAGIYGTIALSQNDNIWSGLSADALNTFTFSQLTGELTITSVPEPATVGTLAALATLAVALVHRRRAA; encoded by the coding sequence ATGAAAAACACAACCCGCGCTAACCTCTGTATCGTTCTATTCCTCGCGGCGACACTTTCAGCCGCCGCCCAGACCACCTACAACTGGTCGGGAAACACTGACAACCTCTGGTCCACCGCCACCAACTGGACCCCCACCGACTCCCCAACCGGCCCCGCTGCGAACGACACTGCTGCGCTCGGTGACGCCACCGCCAACCGCACCCTCATCTACGACGCCGCGGCCCCCGGCACACTCGGCACACTCACCTACGCGCAGACCTCCGCAGCCACCAACACGCTTGAAGTCCGCCGCACCCTCACGCTCACCAACGCGCTCAACATCTCCGCCGCGGACACCGCACACGCCCGCCTCTTCATCAACACCGCTCCGACTGCCGGGGACAACTTTGCCGCCATCACCAGTGCCAGCATTCCCGTGCTCACCGCCACAGCCGGCACCACGCTCGGCAACGGCGGCATCCTCGAATTCGGACGTAAAACATCCACCGACAACAATTCCATCACCTACCTGAGCGGCCCGCTCACCCTTGACGGCGGCACCCTTGCCATGCAACTCGCCGTCAGATCATCAGCCACCACCCTCACCAGCTTCATCTATTCCATCAACGGAAACGTCACGATGAACTCCGGCGCACTCGTAATCGGTTCGGCCAACACCAACATCGACGCCACCTATACCACGACGATAGCCGACACCCGCCTTCGCATCATGGACAACTTCATTGCCAATGGCGGCTCCATTCAAACCAACGGCAACAACATCAACGGACTCACACTTGCCGGTTCCGAAAACAAAATTGGCACTGCCGTTACCATCTCAGGCAACCTCGGCGTCGTCCTCCAAAGCTCGGCAAACCCAAACCAAAGCCTCGAAAACAACAAAACAATCTCCTCCCTCACCCTTCGCGGTTCGAACAACGCCATCAAAACACTCTCCGGTAACGGCTCTATCGGTAACCTCAACTTCTGGGCCGACAACAACCAGTCCCTCACCCTGAAACTCGACGACAATCTCACCGTCACCACCGAACTCAAACGCTCCAGCGGCACCGGCGCCACTCTCACGCTCGACACCAACACGCACATCCTCGACACCTCTGCCGGCACCCTCAACCTTGCCAACGCCACCTGGAACATCACTGGCAACGGTACCCTCAAAGCCAAAGCCTTCAACCTCTCCGCCGCGACAGCCACCAACGTCGAAGGCACCACCACCCTCCTTGCCACCACCGCAGGCGGAACCAACAACCTCGGCGGCACCGGCACGATCTCCGCCAACTCCACCTTCCTCTATGCCGACACCACGGACGGAGCCGCCGCCACACTCGAATCCAACCGTGCCATCGGTTCCCTCAACGTCCAGAGCGGCACACTGAAACTCGCAGGCACCGCCAACATCGCCGCCACCAGTGTCACCGTGCAAGCCGGGGCCACCCTTGATCTCACCACACGCGCCTTCATCAGCGACGCGCTCACCCTCTCCTGCAACGGCGCCGCCACCGGACGTATTTTAACCTCCGATACAACATTTGCCGCCATCGGGGCTCTCACGCTCCAACTCGACGCCGCGCTTGCCACCGACGCCGTGACCTTCTTCGACGGACTCACGCTTACTGGAGACGGTTTTGATTCTGTCACCTTGGCCGGCATTTACGGAACCATCGCCCTGTCCCAAAACGACAACATTTGGAGCGGTCTTTCCGCCGATGCGCTCAACACCTTTACGTTCTCCCAACTTACCGGTGAACTCACCATCACCTCCGTTCCCGAACCTGCCACGGTTGGCACACTTGCAGCCCTCGCCACGCTCGCGGTCGCCCTCGTCCATCGCCGCCGCGCAGCCTGA
- a CDS encoding carbohydrate-binding protein has protein sequence MKTKEPFALYFISTLLLGMLPVAAQSTQNLIANGDFEQGKQNWNLFAPGDAKAAGAIFELADSGAHTGQIAAKISSTQFARYGIGTRGVRVAPGERYRFSLWIKAAPDAQAKIGTSGFLARLTLQDGNTATPDDCFYLLADGSTVRAALPPPQTGKPVSLPQEWTKLETTLQIPEGANFLILNLFAWQASGSILIDDVILERE, from the coding sequence ATGAAAACCAAAGAACCATTCGCCCTGTATTTCATTTCCACGCTCCTGCTTGGCATGCTTCCCGTCGCCGCGCAGAGCACCCAAAACCTGATTGCCAACGGCGACTTTGAACAAGGGAAACAAAACTGGAACCTCTTCGCGCCCGGCGACGCCAAAGCCGCCGGGGCCATATTTGAACTCGCCGACAGCGGCGCGCACACCGGCCAAATCGCCGCGAAAATCAGCTCCACGCAATTTGCCCGCTACGGCATCGGCACACGCGGTGTGCGCGTCGCCCCCGGCGAACGCTACCGCTTCTCCCTCTGGATAAAAGCCGCCCCGGACGCACAGGCAAAAATCGGCACCAGCGGTTTTCTCGCGCGACTTACACTTCAAGACGGAAACACCGCAACGCCGGACGACTGTTTTTATCTCCTTGCCGACGGCAGCACCGTTCGCGCTGCCCTGCCGCCTCCTCAAACCGGAAAGCCCGTCTCGCTCCCGCAAGAATGGACGAAACTGGAAACCACCCTGCAAATTCCAGAAGGCGCAAATTTCCTTATCCTCAATCTTTTCGCCTGGCAAGCCAGCGGCTCGATCCTGATCGATGACGTAATCCTCGAACGCGAATAA